A genomic segment from Lignipirellula cremea encodes:
- a CDS encoding DUF2304 domain-containing protein, with protein sequence MNLFQLLTAPVLGLLCLWEIFRLCQQRTRLGLRLFRLSLWLATGLALLFPSYVQAVAASLGIGRGADAVLYLLVFAFLIVSWWFYAENQRLRRDLTELIRQQAIGHAQHRPRSAAPDEHENSL encoded by the coding sequence ATGAATCTCTTCCAGCTACTCACCGCGCCCGTGCTGGGGCTGCTTTGCCTGTGGGAAATTTTTCGATTGTGCCAGCAGCGAACGCGGCTGGGGCTGCGTTTGTTCCGTTTGTCGTTGTGGCTGGCGACCGGCCTGGCGCTGCTGTTTCCGAGCTATGTCCAGGCGGTGGCGGCTTCGCTGGGGATTGGCCGCGGCGCCGACGCGGTGCTGTACCTGCTGGTGTTTGCTTTTCTGATTGTGTCCTGGTGGTTTTACGCGGAGAACCAGCGGCTGCGTCGCGATTTGACGGAGCTGATCCGGCAGCAAGCGATCGGCCACGCGCAGCATCGCCCGCGGTCGGCAGCGCCGGACGAACATGAGAATTCGCTATGA
- a CDS encoding tetratricopeptide repeat protein — protein MRLTAFFSFLLCLGLFLSVHSAVAQDAPRSSLIEDRAARKLMEAGDGRYDVEEFKKAVEVWQSVIERYPLSKVRFDAHMRLGTYFLERDRSYERARVHFDVVASEENRDEEQRAVATLKLGVCYYQDRNYGKCFSVMRDIIERFPVSPQVNQAYYYIGLGHFQLGHYSRAIAALEKVGTTLGESDSGIEKLEAGKRLFVKIEDADLAVLQQGEAIEITCTSTGGDEEKLQCYSVGRNVRVVLGSLPTRLGSPQAGNGFLEVKGGDQVKVSYTDRHTADKKVNEVVLKEVAVVGNARVQITDGAFGETLRGVVLGKQVNIQIGDADGDLTANVDQITAVAEVYRRKTDEEVETETAALIASGQSEIDPEDSGAGPEGIVVDPYKRIDRVEIKLTETDQPVGNAQINGLQSPVKDEDEAADGDDAAASAAETPAAAEATDPAAPQDPAPGAVADPGAIHTGVFRTSIALEKNETPNEQDDVLQAVPGDMVRIIYFDEKFRGEGSRDVIAQARCLEGNIGAVRVTRAVISDDELRVKTQLKTASALTNIGNRYKEFGLKSHAEEKYQTALEVCEEIMEEARQLGGRTLEETYVQLWQIYFQMDRLELAAAMAQRLQREFPNSGFVDDALLQLADVARKEGDLNRAIGIYNRLVRMEGSLLRGEAQFGIASCYEQMAENSPNSTTQMQDRAFQEYKKVFDNFPDSGRVGEAVAKMANHYYHQKDYGRAIDTFESVLATHPDAKFLDVILFNYGRCLYRMGRRAEASQRFNQLIGEFPESPLATDAKKISEALSRAGS, from the coding sequence ATGCGGCTTACAGCGTTCTTTTCTTTCTTGCTCTGTTTGGGCTTGTTCCTTTCCGTCCACTCCGCCGTTGCCCAGGACGCCCCTCGTAGTTCTCTGATCGAGGACCGGGCCGCCCGCAAGCTCATGGAAGCGGGAGACGGCCGCTACGATGTAGAAGAGTTCAAAAAGGCTGTCGAAGTCTGGCAGTCGGTGATTGAACGCTACCCGCTAAGCAAGGTTCGCTTTGACGCCCATATGCGTCTGGGCACCTATTTCCTGGAACGCGATCGTTCCTACGAACGCGCCCGCGTCCATTTTGATGTGGTCGCGTCGGAAGAGAACCGCGACGAAGAACAACGTGCCGTCGCCACGCTCAAACTGGGCGTCTGCTACTATCAGGACCGGAACTACGGCAAATGCTTCTCGGTGATGCGCGATATCATCGAACGCTTCCCGGTCAGCCCCCAGGTGAACCAGGCTTATTACTACATCGGCCTGGGACATTTCCAGCTGGGCCATTACAGCCGGGCCATCGCCGCCCTGGAAAAAGTCGGCACCACGCTGGGCGAAAGCGATTCGGGAATTGAGAAACTCGAAGCCGGCAAACGGCTGTTCGTCAAGATTGAAGACGCCGACCTGGCGGTGCTGCAGCAGGGCGAAGCGATCGAAATCACCTGCACCTCGACCGGCGGCGACGAAGAAAAACTCCAGTGTTACTCGGTTGGCCGGAATGTCCGCGTCGTTCTGGGCTCCTTGCCGACGCGACTGGGTTCGCCCCAGGCTGGCAACGGCTTCCTGGAAGTCAAAGGCGGCGACCAGGTCAAAGTGTCTTACACCGACCGGCACACGGCGGACAAGAAGGTCAACGAGGTCGTTCTGAAAGAAGTCGCCGTGGTCGGTAACGCCCGCGTGCAAATCACCGACGGCGCCTTTGGCGAAACGCTTCGCGGCGTGGTGCTCGGCAAGCAGGTCAACATTCAAATCGGCGACGCCGACGGCGATCTCACCGCGAATGTGGATCAGATCACCGCCGTCGCGGAAGTCTACCGCCGCAAGACGGACGAAGAAGTCGAAACAGAAACCGCCGCCCTGATCGCCTCCGGCCAGAGCGAAATTGATCCCGAAGATTCCGGCGCCGGCCCGGAAGGAATCGTCGTCGATCCCTACAAGCGGATTGATCGGGTTGAGATCAAACTGACGGAAACCGACCAGCCGGTGGGCAACGCCCAGATCAACGGCCTGCAGTCGCCCGTCAAGGACGAAGACGAAGCCGCCGACGGAGACGACGCCGCAGCGTCCGCCGCCGAAACTCCCGCCGCCGCGGAAGCGACCGATCCGGCCGCCCCCCAGGATCCGGCGCCGGGCGCCGTCGCTGACCCAGGCGCCATCCACACCGGCGTGTTCCGGACCAGCATCGCGCTAGAGAAGAACGAAACGCCAAACGAACAGGACGACGTCCTGCAGGCCGTTCCCGGCGACATGGTGCGGATCATTTACTTCGACGAAAAATTCCGTGGCGAAGGCTCCCGCGATGTCATCGCCCAGGCCCGCTGCCTGGAAGGAAACATCGGCGCGGTGCGTGTCACCCGGGCGGTGATTTCCGATGACGAGCTGCGGGTGAAAACCCAGCTGAAAACGGCCAGCGCGTTGACCAACATCGGCAACCGCTATAAAGAGTTCGGCCTCAAGTCGCACGCCGAAGAAAAGTACCAGACAGCCCTCGAAGTGTGCGAAGAAATTATGGAAGAAGCTCGCCAGCTGGGCGGCCGCACGCTGGAAGAAACGTACGTCCAGCTGTGGCAGATTTACTTCCAGATGGATCGCCTGGAACTGGCCGCGGCGATGGCCCAGCGGCTGCAGCGTGAGTTCCCCAACAGCGGGTTCGTCGATGACGCCTTGCTGCAGCTGGCCGATGTGGCCCGAAAAGAAGGCGACTTGAATCGCGCAATTGGCATCTACAATCGCCTGGTCCGGATGGAAGGCAGCCTCCTCCGCGGCGAAGCCCAGTTTGGGATTGCCTCATGCTATGAGCAGATGGCGGAGAACTCGCCCAATTCCACGACGCAGATGCAGGATCGGGCCTTCCAGGAATACAAAAAAGTCTTTGACAATTTCCCCGACAGCGGTCGCGTGGGCGAAGCGGTCGCCAAAATGGCGAACCACTACTACCACCAGAAAGACTACGGTCGGGCGATTGATACGTTTGAGTCGGTGCTGGCGACGCATCCCGACGCCAAGTTCCTCGACGTCATTCTGTTTAACTACGGCCGATGCTTGTATCGCATGGGTCGTCGCGCCGAAGCAAGCCAGCGATTCAACCAGCTGATCGGCGAATTCCCCGAAAGCCCTCTGGCGACCGACGCCAAGAAGATTTCGGAAGCGTTGAGCCGCGCTGGGTCATAG
- a CDS encoding pyridoxal-phosphate dependent enzyme, with product MSTTLIDLAAVRAAAERIAKAIHRTPLETCAALDQRAGRNLYFKCEHLQKVGAFKFRGACNAVFGLEEEQARSGVATHSSGNHAQALALAARLRRIPAYVVMPSSASPVKRSAVEEYGGQVRLCEPTLEARETTARQVCEETGATFIHPYNDPAIIAGQGTTALELLEQAPQLEAIVAPIGGGGLISGIGAVLRELAPHVRLIGAEPAGADDAARSKAAGELLLQTNPQTICDGLLTSLGSLTWPFVRDTVERVETVTEQEIVLAMRLAWQRAKLLIEPSSAAAVAVALRAFRHQPEIQHVGVVLSGGNVNLDQLPW from the coding sequence ATGAGCACCACTTTGATTGATCTGGCGGCAGTACGCGCAGCCGCCGAACGGATCGCTAAGGCGATTCATCGCACTCCCCTGGAAACCTGCGCCGCCCTGGATCAGCGGGCTGGCCGGAACCTCTATTTCAAATGCGAGCATCTGCAGAAGGTCGGCGCCTTCAAGTTTCGCGGGGCGTGCAATGCGGTGTTTGGTCTCGAAGAAGAGCAGGCTCGCTCCGGCGTGGCGACCCACAGTTCGGGCAATCATGCGCAGGCCCTGGCTCTGGCCGCTCGCTTGCGGAGGATTCCGGCCTATGTGGTGATGCCGTCGTCGGCCTCGCCCGTCAAACGCAGTGCGGTCGAAGAGTACGGCGGCCAGGTCCGGCTGTGCGAGCCGACGCTGGAAGCCCGCGAAACGACCGCCCGGCAGGTTTGCGAAGAGACGGGCGCGACCTTTATTCACCCTTATAATGATCCGGCCATCATCGCTGGCCAGGGGACGACCGCCCTGGAGCTGCTGGAGCAGGCGCCGCAGCTGGAAGCCATCGTGGCGCCGATCGGCGGCGGCGGTTTGATCAGCGGCATCGGGGCCGTCCTTCGCGAGCTGGCTCCGCACGTGCGGCTGATCGGAGCCGAACCGGCCGGCGCTGACGATGCAGCCCGCTCCAAGGCGGCCGGCGAACTGCTGCTGCAGACCAACCCGCAAACGATTTGCGATGGACTGCTGACCAGCCTGGGTTCGCTCACCTGGCCGTTTGTGCGGGATACGGTCGAGCGGGTCGAAACGGTGACCGAACAAGAGATCGTCCTCGCCATGCGACTGGCCTGGCAACGGGCCAAATTGCTGATCGAGCCCAGCTCGGCCGCCGCCGTCGCCGTGGCGCTGCGGGCCTTTCGTCATCAGCCCGAAATCCAGCATGTGGGCGTGGTGCTCAGCGGCGGGAACGTCAACCTGGATCAGTTGCCCTGGTAG
- a CDS encoding DUF1553 domain-containing protein: MSLTLRIFLASLTVILGTTVSQATELDRVLEQENRDKGVDLEAMPVIDDMTFLRRVYVDLIGRIPTGTEIRDFMNMPEAGRREQLVDKLLEDPRFADRLTAFFGDMLRLRSNTPGGSALIAYVHQAMEEKMPYDELCRRLISTNGKANLTPEVGFILGDDADPLAMAAVTSQVFMGVRMSCAQCHDHPFDVWTRKEFYELAAYFGKTRRVESQITKAIYTTEQPTNTILWPPEDSAARADRKPLEPSFPIALLSESKEFNFIARLNEFRAKQEEARLAEQAAAAKEVSVDALLAETEEKAVLATRGGLSGLGIESEAKSEIRQIDIRGSLYGNSELRMELAKLVTSPRNRYFSRAITNRMWKEFIGRGFVEDIDDFREDNPPSHPQTMDFIADEFVASNYDLYGMARMIVLSDAYQRAHAPGNAEFAVREELESNFLSTPMRRMVSEAMYDSIVAAGHLFDVKHPEGANIKTVTETVRVAQAITEGEGEVANLTGNTGGAEMAMAGQPSPMMVVSGYALEEAIELDFDKLLKPQEEVSVEKMEVMSAEELEAQRMEREQPRPGMRYTTKTVSRQFDDNPQYGSAYRMVSPAPAGHFLRVFGQPGRADLGDLREDTASMRQALMMLNGRLSHEASRVGPMEPIYPLLVGKKANLTNAIRMAYYEILTREPTAGEVADAQVIIGEEDPVEGMADLRWVLLNSNEFRFLP; encoded by the coding sequence GTGAGCTTGACGCTTCGCATATTTCTCGCCTCTCTTACCGTTATTCTGGGGACCACTGTTTCCCAGGCGACGGAGCTCGATCGTGTCCTGGAACAGGAAAATCGCGATAAAGGCGTTGATCTGGAGGCGATGCCTGTGATCGACGACATGACGTTCCTGCGACGCGTGTATGTCGATCTGATTGGTCGCATCCCTACTGGGACCGAAATCCGCGACTTTATGAACATGCCCGAGGCCGGGCGTCGCGAGCAGCTGGTGGACAAGCTTCTCGAAGATCCGCGTTTTGCCGACCGTTTAACGGCCTTCTTTGGCGACATGCTCCGTTTGCGATCAAACACCCCGGGCGGTTCAGCCCTGATTGCCTACGTGCACCAGGCGATGGAAGAGAAAATGCCGTACGACGAGCTTTGTCGGCGCCTGATCTCGACCAACGGCAAGGCGAATCTCACGCCGGAAGTCGGTTTCATCCTGGGAGACGATGCGGACCCGCTGGCGATGGCCGCGGTGACTTCGCAGGTTTTCATGGGTGTACGAATGAGCTGCGCCCAGTGCCACGACCATCCGTTTGACGTGTGGACGCGGAAAGAATTCTACGAATTGGCCGCTTATTTCGGCAAGACTCGCCGCGTCGAAAGTCAAATCACCAAAGCAATTTACACGACCGAGCAGCCGACCAACACGATCCTGTGGCCGCCGGAAGACTCGGCCGCCCGTGCCGATCGCAAGCCGCTGGAACCTTCGTTCCCGATTGCCTTGTTGAGCGAGAGCAAAGAGTTCAACTTCATTGCCCGTTTGAATGAGTTCCGCGCCAAACAGGAAGAAGCCCGCCTGGCTGAACAGGCGGCCGCAGCCAAAGAAGTTTCGGTTGACGCTCTGCTGGCGGAAACAGAAGAAAAGGCCGTCCTGGCTACCCGTGGCGGTCTGAGCGGTCTGGGAATCGAATCGGAAGCCAAATCGGAAATCCGCCAGATCGACATTCGCGGTTCCTTGTACGGCAACAGCGAACTCCGCATGGAGCTGGCCAAACTGGTCACCAGCCCCCGCAACCGCTATTTCTCACGAGCCATCACCAACCGGATGTGGAAAGAGTTCATCGGTCGCGGTTTTGTCGAAGATATCGACGATTTCCGCGAAGATAACCCGCCCAGCCATCCGCAGACGATGGACTTTATCGCGGATGAATTTGTCGCCTCGAACTACGATCTTTACGGCATGGCCCGAATGATTGTGCTGAGCGACGCTTATCAGCGGGCTCACGCCCCCGGCAACGCCGAGTTCGCCGTTCGTGAAGAACTGGAATCCAACTTCCTGTCGACCCCCATGCGACGCATGGTCTCGGAAGCGATGTACGACAGCATTGTGGCCGCTGGCCATCTGTTCGATGTGAAGCACCCCGAAGGCGCCAACATCAAGACCGTGACCGAAACAGTTCGTGTCGCCCAGGCCATCACCGAAGGGGAAGGCGAAGTCGCCAACCTGACGGGCAACACGGGCGGCGCCGAAATGGCGATGGCCGGCCAGCCCAGTCCGATGATGGTTGTCAGCGGTTACGCTCTGGAAGAAGCGATTGAGCTGGATTTTGACAAGCTGCTCAAGCCGCAGGAAGAAGTTTCCGTCGAAAAAATGGAAGTGATGTCGGCCGAGGAGCTGGAAGCCCAGCGAATGGAGCGTGAACAGCCCCGTCCTGGCATGCGTTATACGACCAAAACGGTGAGCCGTCAGTTCGACGACAACCCGCAGTACGGGTCGGCCTATCGCATGGTCTCTCCGGCGCCCGCTGGCCACTTTTTACGCGTGTTCGGCCAGCCGGGTCGCGCTGACCTGGGCGACCTGCGAGAAGACACCGCCTCGATGCGGCAGGCCCTGATGATGTTGAACGGGCGTTTGTCCCACGAAGCCTCGCGAGTCGGCCCGATGGAGCCGATCTACCCGCTGCTGGTGGGCAAAAAAGCCAACCTGACCAACGCCATCCGTATGGCCTATTACGAAATTCTGACCCGTGAACCGACCGCTGGCGAAGTCGCCGACGCCCAGGTGATCATCGGCGAAGAGGACCCGGTTGAAGGAATGGCGGATCTCCGCTGGGTGCTGCTCAACAGCAACGAATTCCGATTTCTCCCGTAG
- a CDS encoding DUF1501 domain-containing protein, translated as MTNSCLDYRLTRRSLLAAGGASILGLQVSDLLALEGSSHASKAEHVILFWNGGGMSHIDTWDPKPGRPTAGEFSPIKTSVPGIEISEIFPKLSKQMQDVALIRSIAGTQGAHERASYQLQTSYLPAGNLKHPGLGSVVASQRKSLGDLPAYISISGMGRGASYLGQQCEAYYVPAPGEKDPYLAFPDGIANVRGNKRLEILARYNQKFAAANRDDRLAATKTSIEDAVHLMRSPALEAFELGKVPYETIERYGDNAFGRGALLAKRLVEKGVRFVQINRGGFDTHSNNFEALTRHGGIMDPALASLIQDLREMGKLDTTLIVMMSEFGRTPRINEDVGRDHWPNVFSCMMAGGGLRGGTVIGSSDEDGAYPDKDPVEVADLHATICHQLGIDGNKEVMTQLRRPMKLVDNGTPIAGLIS; from the coding sequence ATGACCAATTCCTGTCTCGACTATCGACTCACTCGCCGTAGCCTGTTGGCGGCCGGCGGAGCCTCGATTCTAGGCCTTCAAGTTTCCGACCTCCTGGCGCTGGAAGGCAGCAGCCATGCTTCCAAAGCGGAGCATGTGATTCTGTTCTGGAACGGCGGCGGTATGTCGCACATTGATACCTGGGATCCGAAACCGGGTCGGCCGACGGCGGGCGAATTCTCCCCCATCAAAACCTCGGTCCCCGGCATTGAGATCTCCGAGATCTTCCCGAAACTGTCGAAGCAAATGCAGGATGTCGCCCTGATCCGCTCGATCGCCGGCACCCAGGGCGCCCACGAACGGGCCTCCTACCAGCTGCAGACCAGCTATCTGCCGGCCGGCAACCTGAAACACCCGGGCCTGGGCTCGGTGGTGGCCTCGCAGCGGAAAAGCCTGGGCGATCTGCCGGCTTACATTTCGATCAGCGGCATGGGCCGCGGCGCCTCGTACCTGGGACAGCAGTGCGAAGCGTACTACGTGCCGGCTCCGGGCGAAAAAGACCCTTACCTCGCCTTCCCCGACGGCATTGCCAACGTCCGCGGCAACAAACGCCTGGAAATCTTGGCCCGTTACAACCAGAAGTTCGCTGCGGCCAACCGCGACGATCGCCTGGCGGCGACCAAGACCTCGATCGAAGACGCCGTGCATCTGATGCGCAGCCCCGCCCTGGAAGCGTTTGAACTGGGCAAAGTCCCTTACGAAACGATCGAGCGTTACGGCGACAACGCCTTCGGCCGCGGCGCCTTGCTGGCCAAGCGTCTGGTTGAAAAGGGCGTTCGCTTTGTGCAGATCAACCGCGGCGGTTTCGATACGCACTCGAACAACTTCGAAGCCCTCACCCGCCACGGCGGCATCATGGATCCGGCGCTCGCTTCGCTGATCCAGGATCTCCGCGAGATGGGCAAACTCGACACCACGCTGATCGTCATGATGAGCGAGTTCGGTCGTACACCGCGTATCAATGAAGATGTAGGCCGCGACCACTGGCCGAATGTGTTCAGCTGCATGATGGCGGGCGGCGGTCTCCGCGGCGGAACCGTCATCGGTTCTTCCGATGAAGACGGCGCCTATCCGGACAAAGATCCTGTCGAAGTCGCCGATCTGCACGCCACCATTTGCCATCAGCTGGGTATCGACGGCAACAAAGAAGTCATGACCCAGCTCAGGCGTCCGATGAAGCTCGTCGATAACGGCACCCCGATCGCCGGATTGATCAGCTAG
- a CDS encoding HpcH/HpaI aldolase family protein has protein sequence MPTGAEIREALHAGRKVFSTAAIAPSTYWPQFIKETGIDFVFIDTEHVPLSRETVAWMCRTYDALGVPPVVRIPCNDLYEASKVLDGGARGVIGPYLETVEQARAIVGAARWRPLKGRRLEEALDDASVLEPELRAYLEKRNADTLCIANIESVAAIENLAEIARTPGLDAVLIGPHDLSCSLGIPEQYDHARFDEAVQTIFRVAREAGIGAGIHYWESVEREIEWAQAGGNLIMHSSDITMMKQTLANDMARLRKALS, from the coding sequence ATGCCCACGGGCGCAGAAATTCGCGAGGCGTTACACGCCGGTCGGAAGGTTTTTTCGACGGCCGCGATTGCTCCTTCCACGTACTGGCCGCAGTTCATTAAAGAGACGGGCATCGACTTTGTCTTCATCGACACCGAGCATGTGCCGTTGTCACGGGAGACGGTCGCCTGGATGTGCCGTACTTATGACGCGCTGGGCGTGCCGCCGGTGGTGCGGATTCCGTGCAATGATCTGTACGAAGCCTCGAAGGTGCTCGACGGCGGCGCCCGCGGGGTGATCGGCCCTTATTTAGAGACGGTCGAGCAGGCGCGAGCGATTGTCGGCGCCGCGCGGTGGCGTCCGCTTAAAGGCCGTCGGTTGGAAGAAGCGCTGGACGACGCGAGCGTGCTGGAGCCCGAACTGCGGGCCTACCTGGAGAAGCGAAACGCCGACACGCTCTGCATCGCCAATATCGAAAGCGTGGCCGCGATTGAAAACCTGGCGGAGATCGCCCGCACGCCCGGCCTCGATGCAGTGCTGATCGGGCCGCACGATCTGTCGTGCAGCCTGGGCATCCCGGAGCAGTACGACCACGCCCGGTTCGATGAAGCGGTGCAAACCATTTTCCGCGTCGCCCGCGAAGCCGGCATTGGCGCCGGGATCCACTACTGGGAAAGCGTCGAGCGCGAGATCGAATGGGCCCAGGCCGGCGGCAATCTCATCATGCACAGCTCTGACATCACCATGATGAAGCAGACCCTGGCGAATGATATGGCCCGATTAAGAAAGGCGTTGTCGTAA
- a CDS encoding PIG-L deacetylase family protein, which yields MTHTELEFQFTQRQSDGSLRRGRTFQETFATDKPARETWLFVSPHDDDLCLGAGLLMQAAIAAGVEVQVLVVTDGCLGYCTQEQEAEIVAIRREETYASFAILGAPAEQIAYVNYPDGGLTAYCGRRRARPGESHLQGYVGLQNAFTWHLRRVRPSRVFTPTHTDLHPDHRITHSELMISIFHAAGAIWPELGPSLPAPPRVGELAVYCDFAAPPNLEIQANDAAFQQKLRSVEAYRSQTQIAALVENTRQAGPYEYVREVEFQLYSPRNYRAMFASPE from the coding sequence ATGACGCATACTGAACTTGAATTTCAATTTACCCAGCGCCAGTCCGATGGGTCCCTGCGACGCGGCCGGACGTTTCAGGAGACCTTCGCGACAGACAAGCCCGCCCGGGAGACATGGCTGTTTGTCAGCCCCCACGACGACGATCTGTGCCTGGGCGCCGGCTTGCTGATGCAGGCGGCGATTGCGGCAGGCGTGGAAGTGCAGGTGCTGGTGGTGACCGATGGCTGCCTGGGTTACTGCACGCAGGAGCAGGAAGCAGAGATCGTGGCGATTCGTCGTGAGGAGACGTACGCCTCGTTTGCGATCCTGGGGGCGCCGGCCGAGCAGATTGCGTATGTCAATTATCCCGACGGCGGGCTGACGGCGTACTGTGGTCGTCGGCGGGCTCGACCGGGCGAGTCGCATCTGCAGGGGTACGTGGGTCTGCAGAATGCGTTTACCTGGCATCTCCGCCGGGTGCGTCCCTCAAGGGTGTTCACGCCGACGCATACCGACTTGCATCCGGATCATCGGATTACCCATAGCGAGCTGATGATCAGCATCTTCCATGCGGCAGGAGCGATCTGGCCGGAACTGGGCCCGTCGCTGCCGGCGCCGCCCCGGGTGGGGGAGCTGGCCGTTTATTGCGACTTTGCCGCACCGCCAAACCTGGAGATCCAGGCAAACGATGCGGCCTTCCAGCAGAAGCTGCGGAGCGTGGAGGCGTATCGCTCGCAAACGCAGATCGCGGCCCTGGTGGAAAATACGCGGCAAGCGGGCCCCTATGAATACGTTCGCGAGGTGGAGTTCCAGCTGTATTCGCCCCGTAATTATCGGGCGATGTTCGCTTCGCCCGAGTGA
- a CDS encoding glycosyltransferase family 2 protein, giving the protein MSAASTSPLPLPLDSLWVVSPAYNESSRLERTLQSLLRVVRNVVVVDDGSTDTTGECALEQGAWLVTHAVNCGQGAALQTGIDFALAQGAQIIVTFDSDGQHVAEEIPALIQPLLDGSVDVVLGSRFLGKAENIPWTRRQLLRCATLFTRVVSGLRLTDTHNGFRALSRHAAETIRIRENRMAHASEILHKIQSHGLSYCERPVTIRYSAELAAKGQSGWDALEIAARFLAGNLIR; this is encoded by the coding sequence ATGTCTGCGGCTTCCACCAGCCCCCTTCCGCTGCCTCTTGATTCCCTGTGGGTTGTTTCGCCGGCCTATAACGAATCGAGTCGCTTAGAACGCACGCTGCAGTCGCTGCTTCGCGTAGTGCGGAATGTCGTGGTCGTCGACGATGGCAGCACCGACACCACCGGCGAGTGCGCCCTGGAACAGGGAGCCTGGCTGGTGACGCATGCCGTCAATTGCGGTCAGGGCGCCGCCTTGCAAACGGGCATCGATTTCGCTCTGGCGCAAGGCGCCCAGATCATTGTCACTTTTGATTCCGACGGGCAGCATGTGGCGGAAGAGATCCCCGCCCTGATCCAGCCGCTGCTGGATGGGTCCGTCGATGTGGTCCTGGGCTCGCGCTTTCTGGGCAAGGCCGAGAACATTCCCTGGACACGGCGGCAACTGTTGCGTTGTGCGACCCTGTTCACCCGGGTGGTTTCGGGCCTGCGGCTGACCGATACGCACAACGGTTTTCGCGCGTTGAGCCGGCATGCGGCGGAAACGATCCGCATTCGCGAGAACCGCATGGCTCACGCCTCGGAGATTCTGCATAAAATCCAGTCGCACGGACTGTCGTACTGCGAACGGCCCGTCACCATCCGCTACAGCGCGGAGCTGGCCGCCAAAGGGCAAAGCGGCTGGGACGCCCTGGAAATTGCGGCTCGGTTCCTGGCGGGGAACCTGATCCGATGA
- the recA gene encoding recombinase RecA yields MAKKSPKAVSKAKAKSEPNASDPVQAMLSKNTDLRNAVQAIEKQFGEGSIMALGSESRANIKGVPTGSLSLDIALGGVGLPRGRIIEMFGPESSGKTTLALHVIAQAQKLDGICAFVDAEHAFDPSWAKKLGVDIDTLLVSQPGSGEEAMQITEMLIKSNQIDVIVVDSVAALVPRQELNGEIGDSHVGLQARLMSQALRKLTGAISRSKTVVIFINQIREKIGVMFGSPETTPGGRALKFYSSCRVDVRRIGQLKEGEEVIGQRVRAKVVKNKVAPPFRIAEFDMLHVCGISYEGDILDLAVEHKIVQKAGSFFKYQDSVIGQGKEKTRIYLIENPDVTESLRAQVLEAAGAVATANEARRNPQAPAAVVVADEETAADEAE; encoded by the coding sequence ATGGCCAAAAAATCGCCCAAAGCCGTGAGCAAAGCCAAAGCCAAGTCGGAGCCCAACGCTTCCGATCCGGTCCAGGCAATGCTGTCGAAGAACACCGATCTGCGCAATGCTGTGCAGGCGATCGAGAAGCAGTTTGGCGAAGGGTCGATCATGGCCCTGGGCAGCGAGAGCCGCGCCAATATCAAGGGAGTGCCAACGGGTTCCCTGTCGCTGGACATTGCCCTGGGCGGCGTGGGTCTGCCGCGGGGCCGCATCATCGAAATGTTCGGCCCGGAGTCCAGCGGTAAAACGACGCTGGCGCTGCATGTGATCGCCCAGGCCCAGAAGCTGGACGGCATTTGCGCCTTTGTCGACGCGGAGCACGCTTTTGACCCCAGCTGGGCGAAGAAGCTGGGGGTCGATATTGATACCCTGCTGGTCAGCCAGCCGGGCAGCGGTGAAGAGGCGATGCAGATCACCGAAATGCTGATCAAGTCGAATCAGATCGACGTGATCGTGGTCGACTCGGTCGCTGCCCTCGTGCCGCGACAGGAGTTGAACGGCGAGATCGGCGATTCGCACGTCGGCCTGCAGGCCCGCCTGATGAGCCAGGCGCTGCGCAAGCTGACGGGCGCCATTTCCCGCAGCAAAACGGTGGTGATCTTCATCAACCAGATCCGCGAGAAAATCGGCGTCATGTTTGGCAGCCCGGAAACCACGCCCGGCGGCCGCGCCCTGAAGTTTTACAGCTCTTGCCGCGTCGACGTTCGCCGGATCGGCCAGCTGAAAGAAGGGGAAGAGGTCATCGGCCAGCGGGTGCGGGCGAAGGTGGTCAAGAACAAGGTCGCCCCGCCGTTCCGCATCGCCGAGTTCGACATGCTGCATGTGTGCGGCATCAGTTATGAAGGCGACATTCTGGACCTGGCGGTGGAACACAAGATCGTGCAGAAGGCCGGATCGTTCTTCAAGTACCAGGACAGTGTGATCGGTCAGGGGAAAGAGAAGACCCGTATCTACCTGATCGAAAACCCAGACGTCACCGAGTCCTTGAGGGCGCAGGTGCTGGAAGCGGCTGGCGCCGTCGCCACGGCGAACGAAGCCCGACGCAATCCGCAGGCTCCGGCCGCTGTGGTGGTCGCCGACGAAGAGACGGCCGCCGACGAAGCGGAATAA